One Candidatus Binatia bacterium genomic window, TGTTCAAGGAAAAGGACTACACCTTCAAAGGCGAACATTTCCAGATGGACAAGCCGCATAATATCCTCCCCAAGCCCTACCGGGGCACCCATCCGGCCATGTGGATGGCGTGCGGCAACCCTGCCACCTACGCCAAGGCAGGCAGCTTGGGCCTGGGCGCTCTCGGTTTCAACTTCTCGTCTGTGAGCCAGATGAAGCCGCAGATCGACGCCTACAAGGAAGCGGCCGAAAAATGCACGAATCCGATGGGGGAATACCAGAATAATAATGTGATGATCACCAATGCGGTGATCTGCTTCAAGGATCGCGATCGTGCGATCGCGTCGGCGTGCCAGCCCAACCGTAGCTACCTCACGAGCCTGGTCGGCCTCTATCACGATACCTTCCCCAAACCCGACGGCTTCCCCGTCTGGCCGGAGAAACCCATGCAGATGACGCCGGAGATGGCCGAGATGGCCATGGCGAACGGCGATATGCTCTGCGGCACCCCCGAAGATATCTGCGAACAGCTCTCCAAGGGCTATGCCAATGTCGGCTTTGACCAGCTGGTCTTCGGCATGCCCAATCACCTCAGCAAGGAAGAGACGCTGGAATGTATCGAGCTCTTTGGCAAGGAAGTCATCCCGAACTTCGACAAGGACCCGGTGCACCGCACCACACGCTTCCGGGAAGAAGCCGAGTCCCGGCTGGCGGCGGCCTGAAGCGAAGCCGCCCCCCCGGCAAGAGCCACTCACGAGCGCCGCGCCCTGAACCGCCCCGAAAGTGCCTGAGGGCGGACCGCGCCAGGTCAGGCAGGGTCAGAAAATAAAAAGGGCCACCGGAAAATCCGGTGGCCCTTTTGTCTGGTCTGATCCCGAAAGGATCAGAACGTCCAATCAGAACTGCGCGTTGTCGAGGAACGCACCACTCGGAGATGGCGGAGGACCGTCGCACTGCGCAGGATCGACCGCAGTGGCCGGATCACAACAGTTGCCTGTCGTCGTGTTACAGGAGCCACTATTGCAATCGGTATAATCCGTGCAGGTCTGGATCTCGCAATTGCCAGCGTTGCAGATCAGAGTATCCGAGCCACCCGCGACGCACTCGGCATCCGTAGAGCAGGAAGGATTACTGTCGATACCCCAAACAAATCCGGCGACGGCGATCTCGCCTCCGATACAGTCGGT contains:
- a CDS encoding LLM class flavin-dependent oxidoreductase, whose translation is MEFGIFVQGYAPGEKAHDSEAEHAAIHDEAAYARAADENNWKYCWVTEHHGLTEYSHISANDVYLGFLAAQTKNIHIGSGIFNLSPRANHPVRNAERAAMLDHLSNRRFEFGTGRGAGSHEVGTFNIEDTSSTKSEWDEVAPQLIRMFKEKDYTFKGEHFQMDKPHNILPKPYRGTHPAMWMACGNPATYAKAGSLGLGALGFNFSSVSQMKPQIDAYKEAAEKCTNPMGEYQNNNVMITNAVICFKDRDRAIASACQPNRSYLTSLVGLYHDTFPKPDGFPVWPEKPMQMTPEMAEMAMANGDMLCGTPEDICEQLSKGYANVGFDQLVFGMPNHLSKEETLECIELFGKEVIPNFDKDPVHRTTRFREEAESRLAAA